A window from Zingiber officinale cultivar Zhangliang chromosome 7A, Zo_v1.1, whole genome shotgun sequence encodes these proteins:
- the LOC122000204 gene encoding probable WRKY transcription factor 65 isoform X1 gives MCDFFWPRMEGYRGDLTDIVISGSRSHGELQPVATDDPISFPSSRSPNNNNNNNFSGGDELNFAMVRPCDDLLRVLQISPGGSELPGVPRPSLPVLGGVEMEISSTNTQGIKRRKGQAKRVVCIPAPVVPAAATGRTSGEVVPCDLWAWRKYGQKPIKGSPYPRGYYKCSSSKGCSARKQVERSRTNPNMLVITYTSEHNHPWPTQRNALAGLTRCHPPKNPKSPPLWKEEPTERVRDGSLLRVQATEEEDDLDLITMMSQNFATDGNSEEEEEKEKSGGEGLMGMFNWARST, from the exons ATGTGTGACTTCTTCTGGCCAAGGATGGAGGGCTATCGGGGGGACCTCACCGACATCGTCATATCGGGTAGCCGAAGCCATGGGGAGCTTCAACCGGTGGCCACTGATGACCCAATATCCTTCCCTTCGTCAAGAAGccctaacaacaacaacaacaacaactttagTGGTGGCGATGAGCTTAACTTTGCCATGGTTAGGCCTTGTGATGACTTGCTGAGGGTTCTACAGATCTCCCCCGGAGGCAGTGAGCTACCCGGGGTCCCGAGGCCGTCTCTGCCCGTGCTCGGCGGCGTTGAGATGGAGATCTCTTCCACCAACACTCAAGGGATCAAAAGAAG GAAAGGTCAAGCCAAGAGAGTGGTTTGTATTCCGGCGCCAGTCGTGCCCGCGGCGGCAACTGGGCGAACCAGCGGTGAGGTTGTTCCTTGTGATCTGTGGGCATGGAGGAAGTATGGGCAGAAACCTATCAAGGGCTCTCCTTATCCAAG GGGATACTACAAATGTAGCAGCTCCAAAGGATGCTCGGCGAGGAAGCAAGTGGAGCGTAGCCGAACCAATCCCAACATGTTGGTCATTACCTACACCTCCGAGCACAACCACCCGTGGCCGACTCAACGCAACGCCCTCGCGGGCTTGACGCGGTGCCACCCTCCGAAAAACCCTAAATCACCCCCACTATGGAAGGAAGAACCGACCGAACGAGTAAGAGATGGATCACTACTCCGCGTCCAAGCAACCGAAGAGGAAGATGATTTAGACCTAATAACCATGATGAGTCAAAACTTCGCCACAGATGGAAAttcagaggaagaggaggagaaggaaaagagCGGGGGCGAGGGCTTAATGGGCATGTTCAACTGGGCAAGAAGCACCTGA
- the LOC122000204 gene encoding probable WRKY transcription factor 65 isoform X2, which produces MCDFFWPRMEGYRGDLTDIVISGSRSHGELQPVATDDPISFPSSRSPNNNNNNNFSGGDELNFAMVRPCDDLLRVLQISPGGSELPGVPRPSLPVLGGVEMEISSTNTQGIKRRKGQAKRVVCIPAPVVPAAATGRTSGEVVPCDLWAWRKYGQKPIKGSPYPSSKGCSARKQVERSRTNPNMLVITYTSEHNHPWPTQRNALAGLTRCHPPKNPKSPPLWKEEPTERVRDGSLLRVQATEEEDDLDLITMMSQNFATDGNSEEEEEKEKSGGEGLMGMFNWARST; this is translated from the exons ATGTGTGACTTCTTCTGGCCAAGGATGGAGGGCTATCGGGGGGACCTCACCGACATCGTCATATCGGGTAGCCGAAGCCATGGGGAGCTTCAACCGGTGGCCACTGATGACCCAATATCCTTCCCTTCGTCAAGAAGccctaacaacaacaacaacaacaactttagTGGTGGCGATGAGCTTAACTTTGCCATGGTTAGGCCTTGTGATGACTTGCTGAGGGTTCTACAGATCTCCCCCGGAGGCAGTGAGCTACCCGGGGTCCCGAGGCCGTCTCTGCCCGTGCTCGGCGGCGTTGAGATGGAGATCTCTTCCACCAACACTCAAGGGATCAAAAGAAG GAAAGGTCAAGCCAAGAGAGTGGTTTGTATTCCGGCGCCAGTCGTGCCCGCGGCGGCAACTGGGCGAACCAGCGGTGAGGTTGTTCCTTGTGATCTGTGGGCATGGAGGAAGTATGGGCAGAAACCTATCAAGGGCTCTCCTTATCCAAG CTCCAAAGGATGCTCGGCGAGGAAGCAAGTGGAGCGTAGCCGAACCAATCCCAACATGTTGGTCATTACCTACACCTCCGAGCACAACCACCCGTGGCCGACTCAACGCAACGCCCTCGCGGGCTTGACGCGGTGCCACCCTCCGAAAAACCCTAAATCACCCCCACTATGGAAGGAAGAACCGACCGAACGAGTAAGAGATGGATCACTACTCCGCGTCCAAGCAACCGAAGAGGAAGATGATTTAGACCTAATAACCATGATGAGTCAAAACTTCGCCACAGATGGAAAttcagaggaagaggaggagaaggaaaagagCGGGGGCGAGGGCTTAATGGGCATGTTCAACTGGGCAAGAAGCACCTGA